In Bernardetia litoralis DSM 6794, the genomic window AACTCCAAATGCAAATGGAGCACCTTACAAAAAATAATCATTAAATGATTTTTAAAAAGCATATTCTAATTTCTTAGAATATGCTTTTTTTTTGTTTGAATTTATTTAAAAAGAGATTTTAGATGATTTTATTGGTATAATATTATTCAGTACTACCATTTCTAACCTCTTCAAAGAGCTGCATAATTTCTTGATTTGGTTGCTGTCCATTATTTTGTTTTTTAAAGAAATCTACAAATAAATCGCCAATATTTCTTGAATAATCCATTTCAGATTCAAGTTCATTATTTTGTCCTTTTATTCGTGGAATAATTGTTCCTACAATTCCTTTATGAGCAGCATATAAAAGCTGTGCATCAGCAGCAGAAAGAAAATTATCAGTTTCTATGGTAAGTTCTATCAGAGAAGGCTTTTGGCTGGCTTGGTCTTGATTTAGCCATTCTATTGCTTCTTCTACTTTTGAAAAGGTTTTTCGTTTCAATTCTTTACAACCTGTTAATTCTATTTTCTCATAGTTGAGTACTTCTTTTTTATTTGCTGGTTTTGCATCAAGTAAAACAACATATTTTTTTTGGAATGCTTCTGAAAAACTATACGCCAAAAGGCTTCCACTATAAACAATAGGAAAAGGTTCTTTGACCACAGAATGATAACGATGCAAATGTCCTAAAGCAACATACTGAATATTTGCAGGAAAATTTTCTGTATAAATTGGTTGTGCTGAACCTACCAAAATAGATTTTTCATCATCTGATTCTTTGGGTTGTTTTTCGCCTTTTTTCATGACAAAAAAATGTCCCATCAAGATATTAATTCCTTTTTCATCAAGATAACTTTCGGCTTGTGTTTGCCAAAGGTCTTGTAAAAATTCTCTTAATTCTTGTTCTTGATTATCTAAACTAAAATAAGTTTTTAGGCGTAGTTCATTGGCATAAGGAGTAAGCAAAAGGCGCAATGGACATTCCCAAGAAGGCATCATAAGCTCTAAAAAACCTTCTTCACTTCTCAAAATTTCCAAGCCATTTTCTAGTTTTAATTTTGGAAGTTTATCATTTGGATAGCCCAATAAAAAAATACCTAACTCACTTCCCCAAACACTAAAATTGGCAATATATTGAGCTGAGTCGTGATTTCCTGCAATCGCTATGACAGGACGAGAACCATTTTTGGAAAGACGTTGAAGTGTTTTTAAAAATAATTGATTGGCATCATTAGAAGGCAAAGGAATATCAAATAAATCTCCAGCTATCAAAATAACATCAACATTTTGAGCATCAGCAATCTGACAAAGTTCGTCCAAAACTTCTTTTTGCTCCTCCAAACGAGGAAAATCACCCAGTTTTTTTCCTAAATGCCAATCTGCTGTATGAAGAATTTTCATTTTATTATTTTTATGTTGTTGGAATGACAGCAATAAAAGCAAATCAAATTATTTGTCTTTTTTATTGATTCGTTCTAAAAATGCTCTTACACCTGTCTTGATATTTTTCACACTTCCTTTCATTCCCTCTACATTTACATAAACGGTATTATGGTCGCTTGCAATTTCATTTTCTGGACGAGTTTTGGTGTAATAATAGGCAGCTATTGATTTTCTGCTTTGTCCTTCTGGTGTATTGAGTGAATGAGGGTGTCCGTGAAATGAAATTTCGTTAGTTTCAAAAATTACACAGCGATTAAAACGAGGTTCTACATTTTCTATTTGGATTTTTTTATCCATATCCCAAAGCTCTAAATATCCTTCGTATTCTCTTTTCCAATCTTTATTCATGTAGATAATGATGTTCATTCTACGATGATAATTGGTTTCTGGGTGATAATTAAAATCAACATGAACATCAAGAAATGCTCCTTTTGTAGATTGATGCAATCCTCCTCCAAAAAGCTGTGGGTCAGCTTGTAAATCTTCTATTCCAGTGATTTGTTGTACTATATCAAGAAGTTTTTGGCTATTAAGTTCTTCAAAAACTTGTTTGATAATAGGTTGATTATCAAACTCTGTCATCACAAATTTATTATTTTGATTGACATAAGTTGTGTATTTCCAATTTGGGTCTTCTTCAAAATTACCAGTTGGTTCTACTTGTTTTACTTTTGGATAATTTTGAATTATCTTTTCTGCAGCTTCTGCTTCAAAAAAATCTTCAAAGACAATATAACGAAATGCTTTTTTTTCGTCATTCCAGCTTTTATGGAGTTCTGTTTTTCTGTCTTCTAATTTT contains:
- a CDS encoding 2OG-Fe(II) oxygenase, which produces MENFIDYQKLEDRKTELHKSWNDEKKAFRYIVFEDFFEAEAAEKIIQNYPKVKQVEPTGNFEEDPNWKYTTYVNQNNKFVMTEFDNQPIIKQVFEELNSQKLLDIVQQITGIEDLQADPQLFGGGLHQSTKGAFLDVHVDFNYHPETNYHRRMNIIIYMNKDWKREYEGYLELWDMDKKIQIENVEPRFNRCVIFETNEISFHGHPHSLNTPEGQSRKSIAAYYYTKTRPENEIASDHNTVYVNVEGMKGSVKNIKTGVRAFLERINKKDK
- a CDS encoding metallophosphoesterase family protein; protein product: MKILHTADWHLGKKLGDFPRLEEQKEVLDELCQIADAQNVDVILIAGDLFDIPLPSNDANQLFLKTLQRLSKNGSRPVIAIAGNHDSAQYIANFSVWGSELGIFLLGYPNDKLPKLKLENGLEILRSEEGFLELMMPSWECPLRLLLTPYANELRLKTYFSLDNQEQELREFLQDLWQTQAESYLDEKGINILMGHFFVMKKGEKQPKESDDEKSILVGSAQPIYTENFPANIQYVALGHLHRYHSVVKEPFPIVYSGSLLAYSFSEAFQKKYVVLLDAKPANKKEVLNYEKIELTGCKELKRKTFSKVEEAIEWLNQDQASQKPSLIELTIETDNFLSAADAQLLYAAHKGIVGTIIPRIKGQNNELESEMDYSRNIGDLFVDFFKKQNNGQQPNQEIMQLFEEVRNGSTE